In the Chlorobium limicola DSM 245 genome, one interval contains:
- a CDS encoding sodium-translocating pyrophosphatase has translation MKKPFNVVRKAGAVMVSASLGVLLHAPKAMASEADLVLPDLHSVSFLGGIPGDSLLLWGLAICLFGMVFGAIQYMGIRKLPVHKAMREISELIYETCKTYLITQGKFILILWVLIGAIIVAYFGWLRQMPVDKVVFILVSSLIGILGSYTVAWFGMRINTFANSRTAFASLGGKPFPTYAIPLRAGMSIGMLLISIELFVMLCILLFVRPDYAGPCFIGFAIGESLGASVLRIAGGIFTKIADIGSDLMKIVFKIKEDDARNPGVIADCTGDNAGDSVGPTADGFETYGVTGVALISFILLAIKAPEVQIMLLVWIFAMRLVMILASAFSYWANAALAKMKYANADEMNFEKPLITLVWLTSIVSIVLTYIASYYLISTLGDGTMWWKLASIITCGTIAGALIPELVNRFTSTECAHVRNVVQCSKEGGAALNILSGLVAGNFSAYWMGLAIISLMGAAYGVSTLGLDVMMLAPSVFAFGLVAFGFLSMGPVTIAVDSYGPVTDNAQSVYELSLIETLPNIRQSIQSEFGFQPDFDNAKRYLEANDGAGNTFKATAKPVLIGTAVVGSTTMIFSIIMILTNGLADAAAIEKLSILSPPFLLGLLMGGAVIYWFTGASINAVTTGAYYAVEFIKKNIRLEGVEKASVEDSKKVVEICTKFAQKGMVNLFLTIFFSTLAFACLDSFFFIGYLISIALFGLYQAIFMANAGGAWDNAKKVVETELHAKGTELHDASIVGDTVGDPFKDTSSVALNPIIKFTTLFGLLAIELAIELAPQVAMSLAVVFFALSLLFVHRSFFSMRIKVDEH, from the coding sequence ATGAAAAAACCTTTCAATGTCGTAAGGAAGGCGGGGGCCGTAATGGTTTCCGCTTCTCTCGGGGTCTTGTTGCACGCGCCAAAAGCGATGGCAAGCGAGGCCGATCTGGTATTGCCGGATTTACACTCGGTATCCTTTCTGGGTGGAATCCCCGGCGACTCTCTCCTGTTGTGGGGCCTTGCTATTTGTTTGTTCGGTATGGTTTTCGGTGCCATACAGTACATGGGTATCAGGAAGCTTCCTGTTCACAAAGCCATGCGCGAGATCAGCGAGTTGATCTATGAGACGTGCAAAACCTACCTGATTACCCAGGGCAAGTTCATTCTCATCCTCTGGGTGCTTATCGGCGCCATCATCGTTGCCTACTTCGGCTGGCTTCGCCAGATGCCGGTCGACAAGGTCGTTTTCATTCTTGTCTCCAGTCTTATCGGTATTCTCGGCAGTTACACGGTCGCCTGGTTCGGCATGAGGATCAACACCTTTGCCAACTCGAGGACTGCATTCGCAAGCCTCGGCGGGAAACCTTTTCCTACCTACGCCATTCCTCTCAGAGCCGGTATGAGTATCGGCATGCTGCTTATCAGCATCGAGCTTTTTGTGATGCTCTGCATTCTTCTGTTTGTTCGCCCCGATTACGCGGGTCCATGCTTCATCGGTTTCGCAATCGGCGAGTCTCTCGGCGCATCAGTGCTTCGTATTGCCGGAGGTATCTTTACCAAGATTGCCGATATCGGTTCCGATCTCATGAAGATCGTCTTCAAGATCAAGGAGGATGACGCTCGCAACCCCGGCGTTATTGCCGATTGTACCGGTGACAACGCCGGTGATTCGGTTGGACCTACAGCTGACGGTTTTGAAACCTACGGAGTAACCGGCGTAGCTCTTATCTCCTTTATCCTGCTGGCCATCAAAGCTCCTGAAGTGCAGATCATGCTGCTTGTCTGGATCTTCGCCATGCGTCTGGTCATGATTCTTGCGAGTGCTTTCTCCTATTGGGCAAATGCAGCATTAGCAAAAATGAAGTATGCCAACGCAGACGAGATGAACTTTGAAAAGCCGCTGATCACGCTGGTATGGCTTACCTCCATCGTTTCGATCGTGCTTACGTATATCGCTTCGTACTATCTGATCAGTACGCTGGGCGACGGTACCATGTGGTGGAAGCTCGCTTCGATCATTACCTGCGGCACGATTGCCGGTGCGCTTATTCCTGAACTGGTGAACCGCTTTACCTCGACCGAGTGCGCCCATGTCCGCAACGTTGTGCAGTGCTCCAAAGAGGGCGGTGCGGCTCTGAACATCCTCTCAGGACTTGTTGCCGGTAATTTCAGCGCTTACTGGATGGGTCTTGCCATTATCTCCCTTATGGGCGCGGCCTATGGCGTCAGTACGCTTGGCCTTGACGTGATGATGCTTGCTCCCTCCGTTTTTGCATTCGGTCTTGTCGCCTTCGGTTTCCTCAGTATGGGTCCGGTCACCATTGCCGTAGACTCATACGGTCCGGTTACCGATAACGCACAGTCGGTCTACGAACTTTCGCTGATCGAAACGCTTCCGAATATCAGGCAGAGCATCCAGAGCGAATTCGGCTTCCAGCCTGATTTCGATAATGCAAAGAGGTATCTCGAAGCTAACGACGGCGCGGGCAATACCTTCAAGGCTACCGCCAAACCGGTACTGATCGGTACAGCCGTGGTCGGATCGACGACCATGATTTTCTCGATCATCATGATTCTTACCAACGGTCTTGCCGATGCGGCAGCAATCGAGAAACTTTCCATTCTGTCGCCGCCTTTCCTGCTCGGTCTCCTGATGGGCGGAGCGGTGATCTACTGGTTTACCGGTGCATCCATCAATGCAGTGACAACCGGCGCGTACTATGCCGTTGAATTCATCAAGAAGAACATCAGGCTGGAAGGCGTCGAAAAAGCTTCAGTCGAGGACAGCAAGAAGGTTGTGGAGATTTGTACGAAGTTTGCTCAGAAAGGTATGGTCAATCTTTTCCTGACCATATTTTTCAGCACGCTTGCCTTTGCCTGTCTCGACTCCTTCTTTTTTATAGGATATCTGATCTCGATCGCGCTTTTTGGCCTCTATCAGGCGATTTTCATGGCAAATGCCGGCGGTGCCTGGGACAATGCGAAGAAAGTCGTCGAAACCGAACTGCACGCCAAAGGTACAGAATTGCATGATGCCTCTATTGTCGGCGATACGGTCGGCGATCCGTTCAAGGATACCTCCTCGGTCGCTCTGAACCCGATCATCAAGTTCACCACCCTGTTTGGTCTGCTTGCCATCGAGCTTGCCATCGAACTTGCGCCTCAGGTGGCAATGAGCCTTGCGGTTGTTTTCTTTGCGCTTTCGCTGCTTTTCGTGCACCGCTCCTTCTTTTCCATGAGAATCAAGGTGGACGAACACTAA
- a CDS encoding helix-hairpin-helix domain-containing protein: MNPSKVTRSQVRKLTDLPNIGKAVARDLNLIGISMPEQIAGRCPLEMYRDLCEMTDIIQDPCVIDVFMSVTSFMSGNDAQPWWHFTAERKRLLAGASRHRRARTEDA; this comes from the coding sequence GTGAATCCGTCAAAAGTCACACGAAGTCAGGTCAGGAAGCTGACCGATCTGCCGAATATCGGCAAAGCCGTCGCCAGGGATCTGAATCTGATCGGTATTTCCATGCCGGAACAGATTGCCGGGCGTTGTCCTCTGGAGATGTACCGTGATCTCTGCGAGATGACGGATATCATCCAGGATCCCTGCGTGATCGATGTATTCATGTCCGTGACGAGCTTCATGTCCGGTAACGACGCGCAGCCGTGGTGGCATTTTACCGCAGAGCGCAAGCGCCTGCTCGCCGGAGCGTCAAGGCATAGACGTGCCCGAACGGAAGACGCATGA
- a CDS encoding DUF1848 domain-containing protein yields MIVSASRRTDIPAFYGQWMLNRLKAGEVLVRNPMQSKQVSRIILLPEHVDALVFWTKNPEPFLALLPEIDAMGYSSYFLFTLTPYDFRLEPGVPRREARIEVFRKLSSLAGRGRVVWRYDPVILTETMNAAWHASSFALLAEALEGYTERCIISFLDDYRKIRNRMRDIGYFIPGVDEMEELAVRFSGTAGKHGIGLYTCGHDIDLSHCGIMHSHCVDNELIGRICGRKLIGIRKDRGQRKACGCAESRDIGSYDTCMHGCRYCYAVSNRAASRNAALYDPLSPMLCDSIRDDDLVACVPVQKRVAADLFLL; encoded by the coding sequence ATGATCGTCAGCGCAAGCCGGAGAACGGATATTCCGGCCTTTTACGGCCAGTGGATGCTGAACCGTCTCAAAGCCGGCGAGGTGCTGGTACGCAATCCCATGCAGTCGAAACAGGTGAGCCGAATTATCCTTCTGCCGGAACATGTCGATGCTCTGGTGTTCTGGACCAAAAATCCGGAACCATTTCTTGCCCTGCTTCCGGAGATTGACGCCATGGGTTACTCCTCTTATTTTCTTTTTACCCTCACGCCCTACGACTTTCGCCTGGAACCTGGTGTGCCCCGGAGAGAGGCGCGTATCGAGGTTTTTCGAAAACTCTCTTCTCTTGCCGGCAGGGGACGGGTTGTCTGGCGTTATGATCCGGTGATCCTGACCGAAACCATGAACGCGGCATGGCATGCCTCTTCATTTGCGCTTCTTGCGGAGGCACTTGAAGGTTATACGGAACGCTGCATTATCAGTTTCCTGGACGATTACCGCAAAATCAGAAACCGAATGCGGGATATCGGCTATTTCATTCCCGGTGTCGATGAAATGGAGGAGCTTGCCGTAAGGTTTTCCGGAACGGCAGGCAAGCATGGTATTGGCCTCTATACCTGCGGCCACGATATTGATCTGTCGCATTGCGGCATCATGCACAGCCACTGCGTCGATAATGAACTGATCGGGCGCATATGCGGTCGCAAGCTGATCGGAATAAGGAAAGATCGGGGACAGCGAAAAGCGTGCGGATGTGCCGAAAGCCGGGATATCGGCAGCTATGACACCTGCATGCACGGCTGTCGTTACTGTTATGCGGTATCGAATCGTGCCGCGTCAAGAAATGCTGCGCTCTATGATCCGCTTTCTCCGATGCTTTGCGATTCGATTCGGGACGACGACCTTGTCGCATGCGTTCCGGTTCAAAAAAGGGTTGCAGCGGATCTTTTTCTGCTGTAA
- a CDS encoding DUF2188 domain-containing protein: MKIKQDRTVYVREDGLWVNQLNMDPWTATHHATQNDALFAAREMLKTDGGGELTLLSADGAVEFQEMVCP; this comes from the coding sequence ATGAAAATAAAACAGGACAGAACGGTCTATGTCCGTGAAGATGGCTTGTGGGTAAATCAGTTGAACATGGATCCATGGACGGCAACGCATCATGCAACACAAAACGATGCGCTTTTTGCAGCAAGAGAAATGCTCAAAACTGATGGAGGTGGAGAATTGACGCTGCTTTCTGCCGATGGAGCCGTAGAGTTTCAGGAGATGGTTTGTCCCTGA
- a CDS encoding metal/formaldehyde-sensitive transcriptional repressor codes for MPHTKKDKKKLLTRIRRIKGQTEALEKALEAGVECSGILQQIAAIRGAVSGLMIEVLEGHIRDHLVSGELSEAQRNKDVEEVVAVIRSYLR; via the coding sequence ATGCCGCATACCAAAAAGGACAAAAAAAAACTGCTGACCAGAATCCGCAGGATCAAGGGTCAGACCGAAGCGCTGGAAAAAGCGCTGGAAGCAGGTGTTGAGTGCTCCGGCATCCTGCAGCAGATCGCAGCAATCAGAGGAGCGGTTTCAGGATTGATGATCGAGGTACTTGAAGGTCATATCCGTGATCACCTCGTTTCCGGAGAACTCAGCGAGGCACAAAGAAATAAGGATGTGGAAGAGGTAGTTGCGGTAATTCGGTCATATCTAAGGTAA
- the dmeF gene encoding CDF family Co(II)/Ni(II) efflux transporter DmeF, translating into MQHNHLFHEGNPGGERNTRLAVLLTLAAMVAEIGGGWVFNSMALLADGWHMSSHVLALGLSIAAYRAARYFARDVRFAFGTWKVEVLAGYTSAIFLVFIAVIMFYESLMRLFTPVPVQYEQAIFVALAGLAVNLACAWLLQGDHSHSHPHTVKHHRHERRHTDMNLRSAYIHVLTDAVTSVFALVALFGGKYWQLKQLDPLMGIAGSAVVAVWAYGLLRDSARVLLDAEMDAPIVEEVRSVIAADGTGAEITDLHVWRVGGGNYACILSLAVDNEVDPEYYKRILAVHEELVHITVEVNRKAKRADR; encoded by the coding sequence ATGCAGCATAATCATCTTTTTCATGAAGGAAATCCGGGAGGAGAGAGAAACACCCGTCTTGCAGTTCTTCTGACGCTTGCCGCAATGGTCGCAGAGATTGGCGGAGGCTGGGTGTTCAATTCCATGGCCCTGCTCGCCGATGGCTGGCACATGAGTTCCCATGTTCTCGCTCTCGGCCTGTCCATAGCGGCGTACAGGGCGGCAAGATACTTTGCCCGGGATGTTCGGTTTGCGTTCGGTACCTGGAAAGTCGAGGTGCTGGCCGGTTATACCAGTGCCATTTTTCTGGTTTTCATTGCCGTTATCATGTTTTACGAGTCTCTCATGCGCCTGTTTACCCCTGTGCCGGTGCAGTACGAGCAGGCTATTTTCGTGGCGTTAGCCGGTCTTGCCGTCAATCTTGCATGCGCATGGCTTTTACAAGGCGATCACTCGCACTCGCATCCTCATACCGTGAAGCATCATAGACATGAGCGGCGCCATACTGACATGAACCTGCGTTCTGCCTATATTCATGTGCTTACCGACGCGGTTACCTCGGTGTTTGCTCTTGTCGCTTTGTTCGGCGGGAAATACTGGCAGCTGAAGCAGCTCGATCCGTTGATGGGCATTGCCGGTTCGGCAGTTGTGGCCGTTTGGGCTTACGGTCTTTTGCGCGACAGCGCCAGAGTGCTGCTTGACGCAGAGATGGATGCTCCGATAGTGGAGGAAGTCCGGTCGGTGATTGCTGCGGATGGTACAGGTGCCGAGATCACCGATCTGCACGTCTGGCGTGTGGGCGGGGGGAACTATGCATGCATTCTCTCACTTGCCGTTGATAATGAGGTTGACCCCGAATATTACAA